GGGCGGTGGTGCAGGAAGCGCGGCGGACGGGCGCCGAACCCGGTGACGAACGAGTAGCCCGTCGCGTTGCGGCCGAGCAGGTAGTCGAGCACCGCGGCGGCGGCGCGGAGGAACAACGGGTCGCGCGTTAGGCGGTACGCCTGGACCAGCAGCACGCCCTGGTTGGCCGCGACCGCGTTGCTCCCCCAGACGAAGTCGCCGGGCGCGCCGACCGGCACGCCGTACGCGGACTCCCGCGCGCGGGCCGCGAGCGCGCGCGCCGGCGCGAGCAGCACCTCGCGGAGCGCGTCGGCGCCGCGCGGCAGCTCGCCCCGGTGTTCGAGCAGCGAGTAGACGCCGAGCATGGCGACCGCGCCCCAGTCCGGGACCCCGGGCGCGGGGGGCGCGAGCGGGGCGGCGGCGACGAAGAAGCTGTCCCGACGCGTCGCGAGGTAAAGTTCGGCCGCCGCCCAGCGGAATTCGTCCGTTAGGCTCGTGTCGGCGTACGCGCCGGTGTGGACGGGCGGGGCGTAGCGCCGGTTCAGTCTTTCCTGGTCGTAGACCGAGTCGGGGTGCTGGCGCGCCCACCGCCACGCGGCGACCGCCTCACCGACGAGCGAGTCGGCGAGCCCCGGCAGCGCGCGCGGGTAGCGGCGCACGAGGAGCGCCGCGTGCGCCGCCGTCGCCGCGAAGTCGAGGGTCGCGGCCGTACTCTTCTGCACCACGTAGCGCGGCCCCGACGCGGCCGCCGCGGGCATGACGAACCGGTCGAACTCCGCGTTGGTCAGCTTGTGGTAGACGCCGCCGTCGGCCGGGTCCTGCATGGCGCGCATCCAGCCGAGGTTCCAGAGCGCCTCGTCGAGCACGTCCGGGAGCGCGTTCCCGCTCTCGGGGATTCGCGTGTCGAGCGCCGCCGCGTACGCCGGGAACCGCTCGGCGAGGGCGAGCAGCGTGTACGTGCTGATGCCGGAGTTGACGACGTACTTGTTGTAGTCGCCCGCGTCGTACCACCCGCGCGGGGCGGCGATCCGCGTGCCGGCGGGGCGTCCCGGGCCGGCCGCGGAGGGGTGGACGAGGACGACGTCGTCCGGGTGGCCCGCGGCGCGGGCCCACAGCCCCGCGAACTGCGCCGGGAGGGCCGTCGAGGCGCGCTGGAAGTAGAACGCCTTGAGTGACGCGCGGGCGAGCTCGCGCAACACGCCTCGCCCGACGGTGAAGGCGTCCGAGCGCCCGACGCCCG
The Gemmatimonadetes bacterium T265 genome window above contains:
- the egl2 gene encoding endoglucanase encodes the protein MLTGSNLLHIKQFNRVTPRARLRRALAGVAALLLGRDTPARAQDAPAPAPRVRVNQIGYYPNGPKVAVVAADSAPATFAVLTADRGDTVFTGTLSAARRWGPSDEVVRQADFSALSRPGRYVLAVAGVGRSDAFTVGRGVLRELARASLKAFYFQRASTALPAQFAGLWARAAGHPDDVVLVHPSAAGPGRPAGTRIAAPRGWYDAGDYNKYVVNSGISTYTLLALAERFPAYAAALDTRIPESGNALPDVLDEALWNLGWMRAMQDPADGGVYHKLTNAEFDRFVMPAAAASGPRYVVQKSTAATLDFAATAAHAALLVRRYPRALPGLADSLVGEAVAAWRWARQHPDSVYDQERLNRRYAPPVHTGAYADTSLTDEFRWAAAELYLATRRDSFFVAAAPLAPPAPGVPDWGAVAMLGVYSLLEHRGELPRGADALREVLLAPARALAARARESAYGVPVGAPGDFVWGSNAVAANQGVLLVQAYRLTRDPLFLRAAAAVLDYLLGRNATGYSFVTGFGARPPRFLHHRPSAADTVVAPVPGFLVGGPNPGQQDHCPGYPSRLPARSYVDSTCAYAANEVAINWNAPLAYLAAAVDVLYGAPAADPPAEPTRGPAR